A part of Escherichia marmotae genomic DNA contains:
- the wcaD gene encoding colanic acid polymerase WcaD has protein sequence MSTSIRICSYLLLPLIYLLVNVKIAQLGESFPITIVTFLPVLLLLFLERISVKKLMIALGIGAGLTAFNYLFGQSLDASKYVTSTMLFVYIVIIIGMVWSIRFKTISPHNHRKILRFFYLVVGLVVALAAVEMAQIILTGGSSIMESISKYLIYSNSYVLNFIKFGGKRTTALYFEPAFFALALISIWLSIKQFGIKTPKTDAMILAGIILSGSFSGVMTFILFYLLEWAFQYLNKEAIKKKLPLALISLAVFLVGVVIAFPYISTRLGDLGTEGSSSYYRIVGPLVMVGYSLTHIDGVVRFGSLYEYVASFGIFNGADVGKTIDNGLYLLIIYFSWFAVFLSLWYMGKVIKMMINAFGDNRNFRVQLYLFTPVSLFFTGSIFSPEYAFLIVCPFILRKALNITR, from the coding sequence ATGTCAACTTCTATCAGAATCTGTAGCTACCTGCTGCTGCCGCTGATCTACCTGCTGGTTAACGTCAAAATCGCCCAGCTTGGCGAAAGTTTCCCCATCACCATCGTCACTTTTTTACCTGTCTTGTTACTGCTGTTTTTAGAACGCATCAGCGTTAAAAAATTGATGATTGCCTTAGGGATTGGCGCGGGACTCACGGCGTTTAACTACCTGTTTGGTCAGTCGTTGGATGCCAGTAAATACGTCACTTCAACCATGCTGTTTGTCTATATTGTGATCATTATTGGCATGGTGTGGAGTATTCGCTTTAAAACGATTTCGCCACACAACCATCGCAAGATATTACGTTTCTTTTATCTGGTGGTCGGGCTGGTGGTGGCGCTGGCGGCGGTGGAGATGGCGCAAATTATCCTCACCGGTGGCAGTAGTATTATGGAGTCGATTTCGAAATATCTGATTTACAGCAACAGCTATGTGCTGAATTTCATCAAATTCGGCGGCAAGCGCACGACAGCACTTTATTTCGAACCGGCATTTTTCGCTCTGGCATTAATCTCAATTTGGCTCAGCATCAAACAGTTTGGTATCAAAACGCCTAAAACCGATGCTATGATTCTCGCAGGGATAATATTATCCGGATCGTTTTCAGGGGTTATGACCTTTATCCTGTTTTATTTGCTGGAGTGGGCATTTCAATATCTGAATAAAGAGGCGATTAAGAAAAAGTTACCGTTAGCATTGATTTCTCTGGCTGTATTCCTGGTTGGTGTGGTAATTGCATTTCCTTATATTTCCACCCGTCTGGGCGATTTAGGTACGGAAGGATCGTCATCGTATTATCGTATTGTCGGTCCGCTGGTGATGGTCGGTTATTCTTTGACCCATATTGACGGTGTAGTCAGATTTGGCTCACTTTATGAATATGTCGCATCATTCGGAATATTTAACGGTGCGGATGTCGGAAAAACCATAGACAATGGTTTGTATCTGCTGATTATTTATTTTTCCTGGTTCGCGGTGTTTTTATCGCTGTGGTACATGGGGAAAGTGATAAAAATGATGATCAACGCTTTTGGTGATAACCGCAATTTTCGCGTGCAATTATATCTTTTTACTCCGGTATCGCTGTTTTTTACCGGTTCGATATTTAGCCCGGAATATGCATTTTTAATCGTCTGTCCGTTTATTTTGCGAAAAGCGTTAAATATTACGAGGTAA
- the wcaE gene encoding colanic acid biosynthesis glycosyltransferase WcaE, with translation MLLSIITVAFRNLEGIVKTHASLAHLAQADDISFEWIVVDGGSNDGTREYLENLNGIYNLRFVSEPDNGIYDAMNKGIAMAQGKFALFLNSGDIFHQDAANFVRKLKMQKDNVMITGDALLDFGDGHKIKRSAKPGWYIYHSLPASHQAIFFPVSGLKKWRYDLEYKVSSDYALAAKMYKAGYAFKKLNGLVSEFSMGGVSTTNNMELCADAKKVQRQILHVPGFWAELSRHLRQRTTSKTKALYNKS, from the coding sequence ATGTTGCTTAGCATAATCACTGTCGCGTTTCGTAACCTCGAAGGAATAGTCAAAACACATGCCTCGCTGGCGCATCTGGCGCAGGCGGACGATATCAGCTTCGAATGGATTGTTGTCGATGGCGGTTCCAATGACGGCACCCGTGAGTACCTGGAAAATCTCAATGGTATCTATAACCTACGCTTTGTCAGCGAGCCAGATAACGGTATCTACGACGCCATGAACAAAGGCATTGCGATGGCACAAGGCAAGTTCGCGTTGTTTCTCAATTCGGGCGATATTTTTCATCAGGATGCCGCAAATTTTGTCCGTAAGTTAAAAATGCAAAAAGATAACGTGATGATCACCGGCGATGCGCTGCTGGATTTTGGCGACGGGCATAAAATTAAACGTAGCGCCAAACCGGGCTGGTATATTTATCACAGCCTGCCCGCCAGTCATCAGGCGATATTTTTCCCGGTATCCGGCTTGAAGAAATGGCGTTATGACCTGGAATATAAAGTTTCTTCCGACTACGCGCTGGCAGCCAAAATGTATAAAGCCGGTTATGCATTTAAAAAACTCAATGGCCTGGTGTCTGAATTTTCCATGGGTGGGGTATCTACCACCAATAATATGGAATTGTGTGCTGACGCGAAAAAAGTCCAACGGCAAATATTACATGTGCCTGGCTTTTGGGCTGAATTATCCAGGCATTTACGCCAACGTACTACCTCAAAGACGAAAGCCTTATATAACAAAAGCTGA
- the wcaF gene encoding colanic acid biosynthesis acetyltransferase WcaF, whose translation MQDLSGFSVPKGFRGGNAIKVQLWWAVQATIFAWSPQVLYRWRAFLLRLFGAKIGKNVVIRPSVKITYPWKLTLGDYAWVGDDVNLYTLGEITIGAHSVISQKSYLCTGSHDHASQHFTINATPIVIGEKCWLATDVFVAPGVTIGDGTVVGARSSVFKSLPANVVCRGNPAVVIRERVETE comes from the coding sequence ATGCAAGATTTAAGTGGATTCTCGGTGCCGAAAGGGTTCCGGGGCGGCAACGCTATTAAAGTGCAATTATGGTGGGCAGTACAGGCAACAATATTTGCCTGGTCGCCACAAGTATTGTATCGCTGGCGGGCTTTTTTATTACGTTTATTCGGCGCAAAAATAGGAAAAAACGTAGTTATTCGTCCGTCAGTAAAAATTACCTATCCGTGGAAATTAACCTTAGGTGATTACGCGTGGGTCGGCGATGACGTCAATTTATATACCCTCGGTGAAATAACCATTGGCGCACATTCGGTGATATCGCAAAAAAGTTATTTATGCACCGGGAGCCACGACCATGCAAGTCAACATTTCACCATTAACGCCACGCCTATTGTGATTGGCGAGAAATGCTGGCTGGCAACCGATGTTTTTGTTGCCCCAGGCGTCACGATTGGCGACGGCACCGTCGTGGGTGCACGAAGCAGTGTTTTTAAATCGCTTCCGGCAAATGTGGTTTGCCGGGGGAATCCCGCAGTGGTGATACGCGAACGCGTTGAAACTGAATAA
- the gmd gene encoding GDP-mannose 4,6-dehydratase has protein sequence MSKVALITGVTGQDGSYLAEFLLEKGYEVHGIKRRASSFNTERVDHIYQDPHTCNPKFHLHYGDLSDTSNLTRILREVQPDEVYNLGAMSHVAVSFESPEYTADVDAMGTLRLLEAIRFLGLEKKTRFYQASTSELYGLVQEIPQKETTPFYPRSPYAVAKLYAYWITVNYRESYGMYACNGILFNHESPRRGETFVTRKITRAIANIAQGLESCLYLGNMDSLRDWGHAKDYVKMQWMMLQQEQPEDFVIATGVQYSVRQFVEMAAAQLGIKLRFEGTGVEEKGIVVSVTGHDAPGVKPGDVIIAVDPRYFRPAEVETLLGDPTKAHEKLGWKPEITLREMVSEMVANDLEAAKKHSLLKSHGYDVAIALES, from the coding sequence ATGTCAAAAGTCGCTCTCATCACCGGTGTAACCGGACAAGACGGTTCTTACCTGGCAGAGTTTCTGCTGGAAAAAGGTTACGAGGTGCATGGTATTAAGCGTCGCGCATCGTCATTCAACACCGAGCGCGTGGATCACATTTATCAGGATCCGCACACCTGCAACCCGAAATTCCATCTGCATTATGGCGACCTGAGTGATACCTCCAACCTGACGCGTATTTTGCGTGAAGTGCAGCCGGATGAAGTGTACAACCTGGGCGCAATGAGCCACGTTGCGGTTTCTTTTGAGTCACCGGAATATACCGCTGACGTCGACGCGATGGGTACGCTGCGCCTGCTCGAGGCGATCCGCTTCCTCGGTCTGGAAAAGAAAACCCGCTTCTATCAGGCTTCCACCTCTGAACTGTATGGTCTGGTGCAGGAAATTCCGCAGAAAGAAACCACGCCGTTCTACCCACGCTCTCCGTATGCGGTCGCCAAACTGTACGCCTACTGGATCACCGTTAACTACCGCGAATCCTACGGCATGTACGCCTGTAACGGTATTCTCTTCAACCATGAATCCCCGCGCCGCGGCGAAACCTTCGTTACCCGCAAAATCACCCGCGCAATCGCCAACATCGCCCAGGGGCTGGAATCGTGCCTGTACCTCGGCAATATGGATTCCCTGCGTGACTGGGGCCATGCCAAAGACTACGTAAAAATGCAGTGGATGATGCTGCAACAGGAACAGCCAGAAGATTTCGTTATCGCGACCGGCGTTCAGTACTCCGTACGTCAGTTCGTGGAAATGGCGGCAGCACAGCTGGGCATCAAACTGCGCTTTGAAGGCACGGGTGTTGAAGAGAAGGGCATTGTGGTTTCCGTCACCGGGCATGACGCGCCGGGCGTTAAACCGGGTGATGTGATTATCGCCGTTGACCCGCGTTACTTCCGTCCGGCAGAAGTTGAAACGCTGCTCGGCGACCCGACCAAAGCGCACGAAAAACTGGGCTGGAAACCGGAAATCACCCTCAGAGAGATGGTGTCTGAAATGGTGGCTAATGACCTCGAAGCGGCGAAAAAACACTCTCTGCTGAAATCTCACGGCTACGACGTGGCGATCGCGCTGGAGTCATAA
- the fcl gene encoding GDP-L-fucose synthase — protein sequence MSRQRIFIAGHRGMVGSAIRRQLEQRGDVELVLRTRDELNLLDSRAVHDFFASERIDQVYLAAAKVGGIVANNTYPADFIYQNMMIESNIIHAAHQNDVNKLLFLGSSCIYPKLAKQPMAESELLQGTLEPTNEPYAIAKIAGIKLCESYNRQYGRDYRSVMPTNLYGPHDNFHPSNSHVIPALLRRFHEATAQSAPDVVVWGSGTPMREFLHVDDMAAASIHVMELAHEVWLENTQPMLSHINVGTGVDCTIRELAQTIAKVVGYKGRVVFDASKPDGTPRKLLDVTRLHQLGWYHEISLEAGLASTYQWFLENQDRFRG from the coding sequence ATGAGTAGACAACGCATTTTTATCGCTGGCCATCGCGGGATGGTCGGTTCTGCCATCAGGCGGCAGCTCGAACAGCGCGGTGATGTGGAACTGGTATTACGCACCCGCGACGAGCTGAACCTGCTGGACAGCCGCGCCGTGCATGATTTCTTTGCCAGCGAACGTATTGACCAGGTCTATCTGGCGGCGGCGAAAGTGGGCGGCATTGTTGCCAACAACACGTATCCGGCGGATTTCATCTATCAGAACATGATGATTGAGAGCAACATCATTCACGCCGCGCATCAGAACGACGTGAACAAACTGCTGTTTCTCGGATCGTCCTGTATCTACCCGAAACTGGCAAAACAGCCGATGGCAGAAAGCGAGTTATTGCAGGGCACGCTGGAGCCGACCAACGAGCCTTACGCCATTGCCAAAATCGCCGGGATCAAACTGTGCGAATCTTACAACCGCCAGTATGGACGCGATTACCGCTCAGTCATGCCGACCAACCTGTATGGCCCGCATGACAACTTCCACCCGAGTAATTCGCATGTGATCCCAGCATTGCTGCGTCGCTTCCACGAGGCGACGGCACAGAGTGCACCGGACGTGGTGGTATGGGGCAGCGGTACACCGATGCGTGAATTCCTGCACGTCGATGATATGGCGGCGGCGAGCATTCATGTCATGGAGCTGGCGCATGAAGTCTGGCTGGAGAACACCCAGCCGATGCTGTCGCACATTAACGTCGGCACGGGCGTTGACTGCACTATCCGCGAGCTGGCGCAAACCATCGCCAAAGTGGTGGGTTACAAAGGTCGGGTGGTTTTTGATGCCAGCAAACCGGATGGTACGCCGCGCAAACTGCTGGATGTGACGCGCCTGCATCAGCTTGGCTGGTATCACGAAATCTCACTGGAAGCGGGGCTTGCCAGCACTTACCAGTGGTTCCTTGAGAATCAAGACCGCTTTCGGGGGTAA
- the gmm gene encoding GDP-mannose mannosyl hydrolase, with protein sequence MFLRQEDFATVVRSTPLVSLDFIVENSRGEFLLGKRTNRPAQGYWFVPGGRVQKDETLEAAFERLTMAELGLRLPITAGQFYGVWQHFYDDNFSGTDFTTHYVVLGFRFRVAEEELLLPDEQHDDYRWLTPDALLASDNVHANSRAYFLAEKRAGVPGL encoded by the coding sequence ATGTTTTTACGTCAGGAAGACTTTGCCACGGTAGTGCGCTCCACTCCGCTTGTCTCTCTCGACTTTATTGTCGAGAACAGTCGCGGCGAGTTTCTGCTTGGCAAAAGAACCAACCGCCCGGCGCAGGGTTACTGGTTTGTGCCGGGAGGGCGCGTGCAGAAAGACGAAACGCTGGAAGCCGCATTTGAGCGGCTGACGATGGCGGAACTGGGGCTGCGTCTGCCGATAACAGCAGGCCAGTTTTACGGTGTCTGGCAGCACTTTTATGACGATAACTTCTCTGGCACGGATTTCACCACTCACTATGTGGTGCTCGGTTTTCGCTTCAGAGTAGCGGAAGAAGAACTGTTACTGCCGGATGAGCAGCATGACGATTACCGCTGGTTGACGCCGGATGCACTGCTCGCCAGTGACAATGTTCACGCTAACAGCCGCGCCTATTTTCTCGCTGAGAAGCGTGCCGGAGTACCCGGATTATGA
- the wcaI gene encoding colanic acid biosynthesis fucosyltransferase WcaI: protein MKILVYGINYSPELTGIGKYTGEMVEWLAAQGHEVRVITAPPYYPQWQVGENYSAWRYKREEGAATVWRCPLYVPKQPSTLKRLLHLGSFAASSFFPLMAQRRWKPDRIIGVVPTLFCTPGMRLLAKLSGARTVLHIQDYEVDAMLGLGLAGKGKGGKVAQLATAFERSGLHNVDNVSTISRSMMNKAIEKGVAAESVIFFPNWSEIARFQHVAEADVDALRNQLGLPDNKKIILYSGNIGEKQGLENVIEAADRLRDEPLIFAIVGQGGGKARLEKMAQQRGLRNMQFFPLQSYDALPALLKMGDCHLVVQKRGAADAVLPSKLTNILAVGGNAVITAEAHTELGQLCETFPGIAVCVEPESVEALVAGIRQALLLPKHNTVAREYAERTLDKENVLRQFINDIRG, encoded by the coding sequence ATGAAAATACTGGTCTACGGCATTAACTACTCGCCGGAGTTAACCGGCATCGGCAAATACACCGGCGAGATGGTGGAATGGCTGGCGGCACAAGGTCATGAGGTGCGGGTTATTACCGCACCGCCTTACTACCCGCAGTGGCAGGTGGGCGAGAACTATTCCGCCTGGCGGTACAAACGAGAAGAGGGGGCCGCCACGGTGTGGCGCTGCCCGCTGTACGTGCCAAAACAGCCGAGCACCCTGAAACGCCTGTTACATCTCGGCAGTTTTGCCGCCAGCAGTTTCTTTCCTCTGATGGCGCAACGTCGCTGGAAGCCGGATCGCATTATCGGCGTAGTGCCAACGCTGTTTTGCACGCCGGGAATGCGCCTGCTGGCGAAACTCTCTGGTGCGCGTACCGTGCTGCATATTCAGGATTACGAAGTAGATGCCATGCTGGGGCTGGGCCTTGCCGGAAAAGGCAAAGGCGGCAAAGTGGCACAGCTGGCAACGGCGTTTGAGCGTAGCGGACTACATAACGTCGATAACGTCTCCACGATTTCGCGTTCGATGATGAATAAAGCCATCGAAAAAGGCGTGGCGGCGGAAAGCGTCATCTTCTTCCCCAACTGGTCGGAAATTGCCCGTTTTCAGCATGTCGCAGAGGCCGATGTTGATGCCCTCCGTAACCAGCTTGGCCTGCCGGATAACAAAAAAATCATTCTTTACTCCGGCAATATTGGTGAAAAGCAGGGGCTGGAAAACGTTATTGAAGCTGCCGATCGCCTGCGCGATGAACCGCTGATTTTTGCCATTGTCGGGCAGGGCGGCGGCAAAGCGCGGCTGGAAAAAATGGCGCAACAGCGTGGTCTGCGCAACATGCAATTTTTTCCGCTGCAATCGTATGACGCTTTACCCGCACTGCTGAAGATGGGCGATTGCCATCTGGTGGTGCAAAAACGCGGCGCGGCAGATGCCGTATTGCCGTCGAAACTGACCAATATTCTGGCGGTAGGCGGTAACGCGGTGATTACTGCAGAAGCCCACACAGAACTGGGACAGCTTTGCGAAACCTTTCCGGGCATTGCGGTTTGCGTAGAACCGGAATCGGTCGAGGCGCTGGTGGCGGGGATTCGTCAGGCGCTCCTGCTGCCCAAACACAACACGGTGGCACGTGAATATGCCGAACGCACGCTCGATAAAGAGAACGTGTTACGTCAATTTATAAATGATATTCGGGGATAA
- the cpsB gene encoding mannose-1-phosphate guanyltransferase, with protein sequence MAQSKLYPVVMAGGSGSRLWPLSRVLYPKQFLCLKGDLTMLQTTICRLNGVECESPVVICNEQHRFIVAEQLRQLNKLTENIILEPAGRNTAPAIALAALAAKRHSPESDPLMLVLAADHVIADEDAFRAAVRNAMPYAEAGKLVTFGIVPDLPETGYGYIRRGEVSAGEQDAVAFEVAQFVEKPNLETAQAYVASGEYYWNSGMFLFRAGRYLEELKKYRPDILDACEKAMSAVDPDLDFIRVDEEAFLACPEESVDYAVMERTADAVVVPMDAGWSDVGSWSSLWEISAHTAEGNVCHGDVINHKTENSYVYAESGLVTTVGVKDLVVVQTKDAVLIADRNAVQDVKKVVEQIKADGRHEHRVHREVYRPWGKYDSIDAGDRYQVKRITVKPGEGLSVQMHHHRAEHWVVVAGTAKVTIDGDIKLLGENESIYIPLGATHCLENPGKIPLDLIEVRSGSYLEEDDVVRFADRYGRV encoded by the coding sequence ATGGCGCAGTCGAAACTCTATCCAGTTGTGATGGCAGGTGGCTCCGGTAGCCGCTTATGGCCGCTTTCCCGAGTACTTTACCCCAAGCAGTTTTTATGCCTGAAAGGCGATCTCACCATGCTGCAAACCACCATCTGCCGCCTGAACGGCGTGGAGTGCGAAAGCCCGGTGGTGATTTGCAATGAGCAGCACCGCTTTATTGTCGCGGAACAGCTGCGTCAACTGAACAAACTCACCGAGAACATTATTCTCGAACCGGCAGGGCGTAACACTGCACCTGCCATTGCGCTGGCGGCGCTGGCGGCAAAACGTCATAGCCCGGAGAGCGACCCGTTAATGCTGGTCTTGGCGGCGGATCATGTGATTGCCGATGAAGACGCGTTCCGCGCCGCCGTGCGTAATGCCATGCCATATGCCGAAGCGGGCAAGCTGGTGACCTTCGGCATTGTGCCGGATCTACCTGAAACCGGTTATGGCTATATTCGTCGCGGTGAAGTGTCTGCGGGTGAGCAGGATGCGGTGGCCTTTGAAGTGGCGCAGTTTGTCGAAAAACCGAATCTGGAAACCGCTCAGGCCTATGTGGCAAGCGGCGAATATTACTGGAACAGCGGTATGTTCCTGTTCCGTGCCGGACGCTATCTCGAAGAACTGAAAAAATATCGCCCGGATATCCTCGATGCCTGCGAAAAAGCGATGAGCGCCGTCGATCCGGATCTTGATTTTATTCGCGTGGATGAAGAAGCGTTTCTGGCCTGCCCGGAAGAGTCGGTGGATTACGCGGTCATGGAACGTACGGCAGATGCCGTTGTGGTGCCGATGGATGCGGGCTGGAGCGATGTCGGTTCCTGGTCTTCATTATGGGAGATCAGCGCCCACACCGCCGAGGGCAACGTTTGCCACGGCGATGTGATTAATCACAAAACTGAAAACAGCTATGTGTACGCCGAATCTGGCCTGGTCACCACCGTCGGGGTGAAAGATTTGGTGGTAGTGCAGACCAAAGATGCGGTGCTGATTGCAGACCGTAACGCGGTGCAGGATGTGAAAAAAGTGGTCGAGCAGATCAAAGCCGATGGTCGCCATGAGCATAGGGTGCATCGCGAAGTGTATCGCCCGTGGGGCAAATATGACTCTATCGACGCAGGTGACCGCTACCAGGTGAAACGCATCACCGTGAAACCGGGCGAAGGCTTGTCGGTACAGATGCACCATCACCGCGCGGAACACTGGGTGGTGGTCGCGGGAACGGCAAAAGTCACCATTGACGGTGATATCAAACTGCTTGGTGAAAACGAGTCCATTTATATTCCGCTGGGGGCGACGCACTGCCTGGAAAACCCGGGGAAAATTCCGCTCGATTTAATTGAAGTGCGCTCCGGCTCTTATCTCGAAGAGGATGATGTGGTGCGCTTCGCGGATCGCTACGGACGGGTGTAA
- the cpsG gene encoding colanic acid biosynthesis phosphomannomutase CpsG: MKKLTCFKAYDIRGKLGEELNEDIAWRIGRAYGEFLKPKTIVLGGDVRLTSETLKLALAKGLQDAGVDVLDIGMSGTEEIYFATFHLGVAGGIEVTASHNPMDYNGMKLVREGARPISGDTGLRDVQRLAEANDFPPVDETKRGRYQQINLRDAYVDHLFGYINVKNLTPLKLVINSGNGAAGPVVDAIEARFKALGAPVEFIKVHNTPDGNFPNGIPNPLLPECRDDTRNAVIKHGADMGIAFDGDFDRCFLFDEKGQFIEGYYIVGLLAEAFLEKNPGAKIIHDPRLSWNTVDVVTAAGGTPVMSKTGHAFIKERMRKEDAIYGGEMSAHHYFRDFAYCDSGMIPWLLVAELVCLKEKTLGELVRDRMAAFPASGEINSKLAHPIEAINRVEQHFSREALAVDRTDGISMTFADWRFNLRSSNTEPVVRLNVESRGDVPLMEARTRTLLTLLNE, encoded by the coding sequence ATGAAAAAATTAACCTGCTTTAAAGCCTATGATATTCGCGGAAAACTAGGCGAAGAACTGAATGAAGATATCGCCTGGCGCATTGGTCGCGCCTATGGCGAATTTCTCAAACCGAAAACCATTGTGTTAGGCGGTGATGTCCGCCTCACCAGCGAAACCTTAAAACTGGCGCTGGCAAAAGGTTTGCAGGATGCGGGCGTCGATGTGCTGGATATTGGCATGTCCGGCACCGAAGAGATCTATTTCGCCACGTTCCATCTCGGCGTGGCTGGCGGCATCGAAGTTACCGCCAGCCATAACCCGATGGATTACAACGGCATGAAGCTGGTGCGCGAAGGGGCTCGCCCGATCAGCGGTGATACCGGACTGCGCGACGTCCAGCGTCTGGCTGAAGCCAACGACTTTCCTCCCGTCGATGAAACCAAACGCGGTCGCTATCAGCAAATCAACCTGCGTGACGCTTACGTTGATCACCTGTTCGGTTATATCAATGTCAAAAACCTCACGCCGCTCAAGCTGGTGATTAACTCCGGGAATGGCGCAGCGGGTCCGGTGGTGGACGCCATCGAAGCCCGCTTTAAAGCCCTCGGCGCACCAGTGGAATTCATCAAAGTGCACAACACGCCGGACGGCAATTTCCCCAACGGTATTCCTAACCCGCTGCTGCCGGAATGTCGCGACGACACCCGCAATGCGGTCATCAAACACGGCGCGGATATGGGCATAGCCTTTGACGGTGATTTTGATCGCTGCTTCCTGTTTGACGAAAAAGGGCAGTTTATTGAGGGCTACTACATTGTCGGCCTGCTGGCAGAAGCGTTCCTCGAAAAAAATCCCGGCGCGAAGATCATCCACGATCCACGTCTCTCCTGGAACACCGTTGATGTGGTGACCGCCGCGGGCGGCACTCCGGTGATGTCGAAAACCGGACACGCCTTTATTAAAGAACGTATGCGCAAGGAAGACGCCATCTACGGTGGCGAAATGAGCGCCCACCATTACTTCCGTGATTTCGCTTACTGCGACAGCGGCATGATCCCGTGGCTGCTGGTCGCCGAACTGGTGTGCCTGAAAGAGAAAACGCTGGGCGAACTGGTACGCGACCGGATGGCGGCGTTTCCGGCAAGCGGTGAGATCAACAGCAAACTGGCGCACCCCATTGAAGCGATTAACCGCGTCGAACAGCATTTTAGCCGTGAGGCGCTGGCGGTGGATCGCACCGATGGCATCAGCATGACCTTTGCCGACTGGCGCTTTAATCTGCGCTCCTCCAACACCGAACCGGTGGTGCGGTTGAATGTGGAATCACGCGGTGATGTGCCGCTGATGGAAGCGCGAACGCGAACTCTGCTGACGTTGCTGAACGAGTAA
- the wcaJ gene encoding undecaprenyl-phosphate glucose phosphotransferase, with the protein MTNLKKRERAKTNASLISMVQRFSDITIMFAGLWLVCEVSGLSFLYMHLLVALITLVVFQMLGGITDFYRSWRGVRAATEFALLLQNWTLSVIFSAGLVAFNNDFDTQLKIWLAWYGLTSIGLVVCRSCIRIGAGWLRNHGYNKRMVAVAGDLAAGQMLMESFRNQPWLGFEVVGIYHDPKPGGVSNDWAGNLQQLVEDAKAGKIHNVYIAMQMCDGARVKKLVHQLADTTCSVLLIPDVFTFNILHSRLEEMNGVPVVPLYDTPLSGVNRLIKRAEDIVLATLILLLISPVLCCIALAVKLSSPGPVIFRQTRYGMDGKPIKVWKFRSMKVMENDKVVTQATQNDPRVTKVGNFLRRTSLDELPQFINVLTGGMSIVGPRPHAVAHNEQYRQLIEGYMLRHKVKPGITGWAQINGWRGETDTLEKMEKRVEFDLEYIREWSVWFDIKIVFLTVFKGFVNKAAY; encoded by the coding sequence ATGACAAATCTAAAAAAGCGCGAGCGAGCGAAAACCAATGCATCGTTAATCTCTATGGTGCAACGCTTTTCAGATATCACCATCATGTTTGCCGGACTATGGCTGGTTTGCGAAGTGAGCGGACTGTCATTCCTCTACATGCACCTGTTGGTGGCGCTGATTACGCTGGTGGTGTTCCAGATGCTGGGTGGCATCACCGATTTTTATCGCTCATGGCGCGGTGTTCGGGCAGCGACAGAATTTGCCCTGTTGCTACAAAACTGGACCTTAAGCGTGATTTTCAGCGCCGGACTGGTGGCGTTCAACAATGATTTCGACACGCAACTGAAAATCTGGCTGGCGTGGTATGGGCTGACCAGTATCGGACTGGTGGTTTGCCGTTCGTGTATTCGCATTGGGGCGGGCTGGCTGCGTAATCATGGCTATAACAAGCGCATGGTCGCGGTGGCGGGGGATTTAGCCGCCGGACAAATGCTGATGGAGAGCTTCCGTAATCAGCCGTGGTTAGGGTTTGAAGTGGTGGGTATATACCACGACCCGAAACCGGGCGGCGTTTCTAACGACTGGGCGGGTAACTTGCAACAGCTGGTCGAGGATGCAAAAGCGGGAAAGATTCATAACGTCTATATCGCGATGCAAATGTGCGACGGCGCGCGAGTGAAAAAACTGGTCCATCAATTGGCGGACACCACCTGTTCGGTGCTGCTGATCCCCGATGTCTTTACCTTCAACATTCTCCATTCACGTCTCGAAGAGATGAACGGCGTTCCGGTGGTGCCGCTTTACGATACGCCGCTTTCCGGGGTTAACCGCCTGATAAAACGTGCGGAAGACATTGTGCTGGCGACGCTTATTCTGCTGCTGATCTCCCCGGTGCTGTGCTGTATTGCGCTGGCGGTGAAACTCAGTTCACCAGGGCCGGTTATTTTCCGCCAGACTCGCTATGGCATGGATGGCAAACCGATCAAAGTGTGGAAGTTCCGTTCGATGAAAGTGATGGAGAACGACAAAGTGGTGACCCAGGCGACGCAGAACGATCCGCGCGTCACCAAAGTGGGGAACTTTCTGCGCCGCACCTCGCTGGATGAACTGCCGCAGTTTATCAATGTGCTGACCGGGGGGATGTCGATTGTCGGTCCACGTCCGCACGCAGTAGCGCATAACGAACAGTATCGACAGCTCATTGAAGGCTACATGCTGCGCCATAAGGTGAAACCGGGCATTACCGGCTGGGCGCAGATTAACGGCTGGCGCGGCGAAACCGACACACTGGAGAAAATGGAAAAACGCGTCGAGTTCGACCTTGAGTACATCCGGGAATGGAGCGTCTGGTTCGATATCAAAATCGTTTTCCTGACGGTATTCAAAGGATTCGTTAACAAAGCGGCATATTGA